AAACTCCTTCAGCGGATCGAGGCGGGGGAGGGGAAGGAGAAAGACATCGACCTCCTCCGGGAGATCTGTGACAACATCTCAGGGAAAACCTTCTGTCCCTTAGGCGAAGGGGCCTTAGGCCCGGTGCGGGGAACGTTGAAATATTTTGAGGAAGAGTACCGGGAGCATCTTCGGTTGAAGGGATGTCCCGTAAAGCGGAAATCAAGAATTGGGAATTAGGAATCGGGAAGAGCTTTGTCGACGATCAAGATTACATTCGATGATCAGGAATACGAAACCGAACCGGGTTTGACGGTGATCCAGGCGGCGGACCGGGTGGGGGTCTTCATCCCCCGTTTCTGCTACCTGGAGAAGCTCTCCCCTCTTGGGGGGTGCCGCATGTGCCTGGTGGCTCTCAAGGGGGTGCCGAAGCTCCAGACGGCCTGCACGACGCCGGCCAGGGACGGGATGGAGATTGTGACCCGTTCCGGGGAGATTCATCAGGCCCGCAAGGCGATGCTCGAGTTTCAGTTGGCGCAGCATCCCCTCGATTGTTTTTATTGCGACAAGGCGACGGAGTGTGATCTCCAGGATCTGACCTACCTCTTTGCCGATATTGAACACCGCTACGATTTCCCGCCGCACAAGCGGGGGACGGTCTATGACAACCCGCTGATTGAGCGCAACCTCGAGCGTTGTGTCCACTGTGAACGGTGTATCCGGGTCTGTAGTGAGATCCAGGGTGCCCATGCCGTGGTCGCAACCAAACGGGGACGGATGACGGAGATGCGTGAGGTCCCCGGCGGCGGGGAGTGTCAGTTCTGCGGCCATTGCATTGATGTCTGTCCCGTGGGGGCCAACCTCGATCGTCTCTTCACTTACGGTGGTCGTCCCTTCCAGATGGAGAAGGGGGATTCCATCTGCCCCTACTGTGGTTGCGGCTGTACGGTCAGTCTGAACATGCGGGAGGAAAAACTGGTTCGGGTCCGTCCCGGGGTCGATACGGGCGTCAACAATGGAAGCCTCTGCGCCCGGGGTCGTTTCGGCTGGGGGTTCGTCCATGACCCGGAACGGCTGACCCGTCCCCTGATTCGCAAGGAAGGAAAGTTCGTCGAGGCCGGGTGGGACGAGACCCTGCTCTACGTTGCCACGCGTTTTGAAAAGATTATCAAGGAGAAAGGTCCGGAAGTGATCGGGGGACTCGGTTCCGTTCGCTCCACCGATGAAGCGAACTATCTCTTCCAGCGTTTCCTCCGGACGGTCATTGGAAGTAACCATATCGATAGCAGCGCCCGGCTGAATTATGCAGCGGTTCTTGCGGGATGGCTCGGGACGAAGGAGCAAGCCCGGGAGGCGACCTTTGAGGAGGTCCGGAAGGCCCGCCGGGTCCTGGTGATCGGCGCCGATCCCCTCGAGACGAATCCGATCCTGGGACTGGCCGTCAAGGCGATGCAGAACCGGGGCGGCACACTCTGGATTGCCGATTCCAGGGTGACCCTCACGACCCGCCTTGCAAACCGTCATTTACCGATCCTGCCCGGAGCGGAAGTTCCCCTGATTCTGGCCCTGGCTCGATCCGGGTTGGAAGAACCGGCCCTGTCCGGATTTTCCGGGTCCGACGTTTCAGCACGGACCGGTCTGACATCAAAGGTACTGGATGAGATCGCGACCTTTCTCGGTGAGGATGCGGAAAAGACGGTCATCCTCGCGGGACGGGGAGTGAGCCAGGCTCCCTTCGGCGCGGCGGCGGTCTCGCTTCTGTTGCGGCTGGCCGCTGTAAGAGGCATCTCATATCTTTTTGCCCTGGACAAAAACAATGAGCGGGGAAGCTGTGAGATGGGGGTCCTGCCCGACCGCCTTCCCGGACTGGCCCCGCTGAGCGAGAAGGCGAGATTCGAAAAGGTCTGGGGGGACCGTATCCCCGATCGGCCGGGCTATTCAGCCTACGAGATGCTCCAGGCGGCCAGGGAGAGAAAGCTTTCCGCTCTCTATATTATGGGGGAGAATCCTCTGGTTGATTTCCCTGATACGAAGTTCGTGGAGGAGGCCCTGGGATCGCTCGATTTTCTGGTGGTCCAGGATCTCTTTCTCACCCGGACGGCTTCCATGGCGGATGTGGTCTTGCCGGCGGCCGCCTTTGCGGAAAAGTCCGGGAGCTTTACCAACCTCGAAGGGCGGGTACAATTCTTTCCCTCTCTGGTCCCGGTGGCAGAAGGGGTCCGTGCGGATGCGAGAATCCTGGTGGAACTTTCCCGCAAGATGGGGAAGGGCTTTGCCTTGAAGAATATTGCCGAGGTCCGGGAGGAGATCGACTCTCTTGTCCCGATGAACGGGACCAGGAGAATGCTGCAGACCGGCGGACCGGAGATCCCTCTGCCCGGGACGGAAATGCAGTGGGGAGCGGGGGAGGACCCGGACTATCCTTCTCTTTTGATGTTGACCTCATCCCTCTACCGCAACGGGACCCTGTCGAACCGGGCGGCGGGGCTGAAGAAGGCGCAGGAAAAGGCCCATTTGCTGATGAATGAACAGGATGCAAGTCTTCTGAAAATCGGCGAAGGGGACAAGGTGATGCTCAGCTCGAAACAGGGTGAAATCCAGGTGGGTGTCCGGCTTTCCCATGAGATTCCCGCCGGGACTCTGCAGATGCCCGAAGGATTCTCGGATGCCAACCCGAAGAGCCTCCTTTCTCATGCACTCGATCCGGTCTCCCGGACGCCGATGGCGCGCTTTGTACGCGTCAAGATAAGGAAGATCTGACGATGGCGGTACAGTTCGTAAATATGATAAAATTCCTCTGGGCACACAGTGTATTACAGATTGTGATTGTCTTTGCCTGTACCCTGCTGATGGTCCCGATCCTGACCTGGGTGGAACGGAAGGTGATCGGTCACATG
The DNA window shown above is from Deltaproteobacteria bacterium and carries:
- a CDS encoding molybdopterin-dependent oxidoreductase, which codes for MSTIKITFDDQEYETEPGLTVIQAADRVGVFIPRFCYLEKLSPLGGCRMCLVALKGVPKLQTACTTPARDGMEIVTRSGEIHQARKAMLEFQLAQHPLDCFYCDKATECDLQDLTYLFADIEHRYDFPPHKRGTVYDNPLIERNLERCVHCERCIRVCSEIQGAHAVVATKRGRMTEMREVPGGGECQFCGHCIDVCPVGANLDRLFTYGGRPFQMEKGDSICPYCGCGCTVSLNMREEKLVRVRPGVDTGVNNGSLCARGRFGWGFVHDPERLTRPLIRKEGKFVEAGWDETLLYVATRFEKIIKEKGPEVIGGLGSVRSTDEANYLFQRFLRTVIGSNHIDSSARLNYAAVLAGWLGTKEQAREATFEEVRKARRVLVIGADPLETNPILGLAVKAMQNRGGTLWIADSRVTLTTRLANRHLPILPGAEVPLILALARSGLEEPALSGFSGSDVSARTGLTSKVLDEIATFLGEDAEKTVILAGRGVSQAPFGAAAVSLLLRLAAVRGISYLFALDKNNERGSCEMGVLPDRLPGLAPLSEKARFEKVWGDRIPDRPGYSAYEMLQAARERKLSALYIMGENPLVDFPDTKFVEEALGSLDFLVVQDLFLTRTASMADVVLPAAAFAEKSGSFTNLEGRVQFFPSLVPVAEGVRADARILVELSRKMGKGFALKNIAEVREEIDSLVPMNGTRRMLQTGGPEIPLPGTEMQWGAGEDPDYPSLLMLTSSLYRNGTLSNRAAGLKKAQEKAHLLMNEQDASLLKIGEGDKVMLSSKQGEIQVGVRLSHEIPAGTLQMPEGFSDANPKSLLSHALDPVSRTPMARFVRVKIRKI